A genomic stretch from Oscillospiraceae bacterium includes:
- the rsgA gene encoding ribosome small subunit-dependent GTPase A, protein MSDIRLYFNGYNSLSEYPKNLARVTAVQRERYEIFCEQGETFARLKGSAFFCKDTLYPTVGDFVTIVYNELGDSLITETLARKTFFSRADPDPVKPAQAVAANFDYVFILSSQNRDFNLGRLERYLTLAYHSGAQPIVVLTKSDLCDNPEEHIQAVNEISFGVPVHSISVVTGEGMDALGEYLKPGKMIVFLGSSGVGKSSLINALAGEELMEIGEIREDDDRGRHTTTHRQLMLLKNGVMVIDTPGMRTMGMSDATDGLSGSFSDVEAFLGKCRFADCKHRSEPGCVIRNAIRTGVLTQERWESFERLKRETGYGERKARLTANRYEKNAEREKLERLKSKQKSREDDDRWI, encoded by the coding sequence ATGTCAGACATCCGTTTATATTTTAACGGATATAATTCACTAAGCGAATACCCGAAAAACCTCGCACGGGTGACCGCAGTACAACGTGAGCGGTACGAAATCTTCTGCGAACAGGGCGAGACCTTTGCACGCCTAAAAGGCAGTGCCTTCTTTTGTAAAGACACACTCTATCCCACGGTCGGCGATTTCGTCACCATCGTCTACAACGAACTCGGCGATTCGCTGATCACCGAAACACTCGCGCGTAAAACCTTCTTTTCTCGTGCCGACCCGGACCCGGTCAAACCCGCTCAGGCCGTCGCAGCCAATTTCGATTACGTCTTTATCCTCAGTTCACAAAACCGCGATTTCAACCTCGGGCGGCTTGAGCGCTATCTCACGCTGGCCTACCACAGCGGAGCACAACCGATCGTCGTTTTAACCAAATCCGATCTCTGCGACAATCCCGAGGAGCACATACAGGCCGTCAACGAAATTTCGTTCGGTGTTCCGGTGCATTCGATCAGCGTTGTCACCGGTGAGGGTATGGATGCTTTAGGCGAATACCTGAAACCGGGAAAGATGATCGTTTTCCTCGGTTCTTCCGGCGTCGGAAAATCCAGTTTGATCAATGCGTTAGCCGGAGAAGAACTGATGGAAATCGGCGAAATCCGTGAGGACGACGACCGGGGCAGGCACACGACCACTCACCGCCAGTTGATGTTATTAAAAAACGGCGTCATGGTCATCGATACGCCCGGTATGCGCACCATGGGCATGTCCGACGCCACCGACGGTCTTTCGGGGTCGTTTTCGGATGTCGAGGCATTTCTCGGGAAATGCCGCTTCGCCGATTGCAAACACCGTAGCGAACCCGGCTGCGTCATCCGAAATGCCATTCGGACAGGAGTTCTGACGCAGGAGCGTTGGGAGAGCTTTGAACGTTTAAAGCGCGAAACCGGTTACGGAGAGCGCAAAGCCCGCCTGACCGCCAACCGTTATGAAAAAAACGCCGAGCGCGAAAAGCTGGAACGCCTGAAAAGCAAGCAAAAGAGCAGGGAGGATGACGACCGATGGATATAA
- a CDS encoding GNAT family N-acetyltransferase gives MDINYIPLDQNNPEQFAIFCELLTEYDAEIDHKSLAEQNKERIKRIAMYIFKCAEREDSWLELLYVKSNLIGFLFYEVDDGSYGAPETLGYGFIREFYIRPEYRRHGLGSICFEKIENTFRKRCVKQMWLTCETEAGAPFWRSLGFLNTEKRCQKNDIDIYVKPIGFTRAEKELSHFGVRFSEIQELQDKDGVYVYRIKGETPYVLKCFENAEHKREIEYYRLLQSLGIKTVKVIDSNENALLMEDISESKTHRLAAKGDMEDPDIMRVLAKWYSELHTKGRPYVRDFGAKLYCETDDITPENLRMVKEKTQTANDPVWALIEEHYGKLRELIDDTPKTLTYNDFYYTNMVVAKDKSEAYMFDYNFLGKGFPCADLINVTYDLSDSAKTAFLKEYGVYDSKEMSLAQITGILFTLIFACKRREVMPDWAKQELKKLTDGDLYSLLKTFLILIQVQ, from the coding sequence ATGGATATAAACTATATTCCGCTTGATCAAAACAACCCGGAGCAGTTCGCAATATTTTGCGAACTGCTCACGGAATACGACGCCGAGATCGATCATAAATCGTTAGCCGAACAAAACAAAGAGCGGATTAAACGAATAGCCATGTATATTTTCAAATGTGCAGAGCGGGAAGACAGTTGGCTGGAATTACTTTATGTGAAGAGTAATCTCATCGGTTTTCTGTTCTATGAAGTCGACGACGGCTCATATGGAGCACCCGAAACCCTCGGTTATGGCTTTATCCGCGAGTTTTATATTCGCCCCGAATACCGCAGGCACGGCTTGGGGAGCATTTGCTTTGAAAAAATTGAAAATACCTTCCGAAAACGATGTGTAAAGCAGATGTGGCTTACGTGCGAAACCGAAGCAGGCGCGCCGTTTTGGCGATCTCTCGGCTTTTTGAATACCGAAAAACGATGTCAGAAAAACGATATCGATATCTATGTAAAGCCAATTGGATTTACACGTGCTGAAAAAGAATTGTCCCATTTCGGCGTTCGTTTCAGCGAAATTCAGGAGCTTCAAGACAAAGACGGCGTGTATGTCTACCGCATCAAAGGTGAAACACCGTACGTATTAAAGTGCTTCGAAAATGCCGAACATAAGCGCGAGATTGAATACTATCGGCTGCTTCAATCCCTCGGCATCAAAACCGTCAAAGTGATCGATTCCAATGAAAACGCACTTTTGATGGAGGACATCTCCGAAAGCAAAACCCATCGGTTAGCGGCAAAAGGAGACATGGAAGACCCCGACATCATGCGGGTATTGGCGAAATGGTACAGCGAACTGCACACAAAGGGCAGGCCGTATGTCCGCGATTTCGGTGCAAAATTATATTGCGAGACCGACGACATCACACCTGAAAATCTCCGCATGGTCAAAGAAAAGACCCAAACGGCGAACGACCCGGTCTGGGCATTGATTGAAGAGCATTACGGTAAACTACGGGAATTGATTGACGACACACCGAAAACGTTGACTTACAACGACTTTTACTACACCAATATGGTTGTGGCTAAAGATAAGAGCGAGGCTTACATGTTCGACTATAATTTTCTCGGAAAAGGATTTCCCTGCGCCGACCTCATCAATGTCACATATGATCTTTCCGATTCCGCAAAAACGGCTTTCTTAAAAGAATACGGTGTATATGATTCGAAAGAGATGTCACTGGCCCAAATCACCGGAATCCTGTTTACTTTGATCTTCGCCTGTAAACGACGTGAAGTAATGCCCGATTGGGCAAAACAGGAACTGAAAAAATTGACCGATGGCGATTTATATTCCCTATTAAAAACCTTTTTAATTTTAATTCAGGTACAATAA
- a CDS encoding trehalase family glycosidase: protein MTDISKEEILKQYETVLNRIKNIHIKCFPGHPEPVFLISDAYPGVWLEHAYDAIAWADFCPEMAFVARAQVNLFLDNQKEDGQFPCFVLDESNPNTKNYGHLIGFGQLQECVSFTRLCYEAALLNRDDELMERSYRKCVAWDAWMCRSRMTTQNRLVELFCLFDTGHDNTDRLAGIRGGCPNGDAKNCNESDDLPLIAPDMNAVFYGSRMALADMANHLGKTKESAVWREKADNVKQALIETCYDPEDEFFYDVDRHGNKRKYKTIHISNLFCEHVLDQYMADKIYHRYLRNEKEFWTPYPMASMSISDPNFKKEREGNDWSYFSQGLTALRALRWMNFYGYGADLEDLMCIWTDALVRSQTMKFSQELDPFTGEMSKGCEWYSATMLFFIHSVKRLLGK, encoded by the coding sequence ATGACCGATATATCAAAAGAAGAAATTTTAAAACAATACGAAACCGTATTGAACCGTATAAAAAACATCCATATCAAGTGTTTTCCGGGGCATCCCGAACCCGTGTTTTTAATCTCGGATGCTTATCCTGGTGTCTGGCTGGAACACGCCTACGACGCAATCGCCTGGGCGGATTTTTGCCCGGAGATGGCTTTTGTTGCCCGCGCACAAGTCAATCTGTTTCTCGATAATCAAAAAGAAGATGGGCAGTTCCCGTGCTTTGTGCTGGACGAGTCCAACCCGAATACCAAAAATTACGGCCACCTGATCGGCTTCGGCCAACTGCAGGAGTGCGTCTCTTTCACGCGCCTGTGTTATGAAGCGGCTCTGCTCAACCGGGACGATGAATTGATGGAACGGTCTTATCGGAAATGCGTTGCCTGGGACGCTTGGATGTGCCGCAGCCGCATGACAACTCAAAACCGCCTTGTCGAACTTTTCTGCCTGTTTGACACCGGCCACGACAATACCGACCGACTCGCCGGAATTAGGGGCGGCTGTCCGAATGGAGACGCCAAAAACTGCAACGAGAGCGATGATTTACCCTTAATCGCGCCGGATATGAACGCGGTTTTTTACGGTTCCCGTATGGCATTGGCGGATATGGCAAACCATCTCGGGAAGACGAAAGAGAGCGCGGTATGGCGCGAAAAAGCCGATAATGTCAAGCAGGCATTGATCGAAACTTGTTATGATCCCGAAGACGAATTTTTCTATGATGTTGATCGGCATGGCAACAAGCGCAAATATAAAACGATCCATATCTCCAATTTGTTTTGCGAGCATGTGTTGGATCAATATATGGCTGATAAAATTTATCATCGGTACCTTAGAAACGAAAAGGAATTCTGGACACCTTATCCAATGGCTTCGATGTCAATATCCGATCCCAACTTTAAAAAAGAGCGCGAAGGCAATGACTGGAGCTATTTTTCGCAGGGCTTGACCGCATTGCGCGCCTTGCGCTGGATGAATTTTTACGGGTACGGAGCGGATTTGGAAGACCTGATGTGCATCTGGACGGATGCGCTGGTTCGTTCTCAAACCATGAAATTCTCTCAGGAGCTTGATCCGTTTACCGGAGAGATGTCCAAGGGTTGTGAGTGGTATTCCGCAACAATGCTCTTTTTTATCCACAGTGTAAAGCGGCTTCTTGGTAAATAA